A DNA window from Xyrauchen texanus isolate HMW12.3.18 chromosome 6, RBS_HiC_50CHRs, whole genome shotgun sequence contains the following coding sequences:
- the LOC127644702 gene encoding roquin-1-like isoform X1, with product MPVQAPQWTEFLLCPICTQTFEETVRRPISLGCGHTVCKMCLNKLHRKACPFDQTAINTDIEQLPVNSALLQLVGGQVSKQQPVALITCPEDTKHYDEARQCVEELALYLKPLSSARGVGLSNAAQSMLSRPMQRKLVTLVHCQLVEEEGRIRAMRAARSLGERTVTELILQHQNPQQLSSNLWAAVRARGCQFLGPAMQEEALKLVLLALEDGSALSRKVLVLFVVQRLEPRFPQASKTSIGHVVQLLYRASCFKVTKRDEDSSLMQLKEEFRTYEALRREHDSQIVQIAMEGGLRIAPDQWSSLLYGDQSHKSHMQSIIDKLQTPASFAQSVQELTIALQRTGDPANLNQLRPHLELLANIDPSPDAPPPTWEQLEKGLVAVKTVAHGLVDFIQNHSKKGADTQQLPQHSKYKTYMCRDMKQKGGCPRGASCTFAHSQEELEKYRKMNKRLAARVPCPAGLLPDELVSLEPGRKALALANGIDTPGPGTPLPQLIPRGTDPSAYDLLPKMDSNLSAPGSPPDCLDKSGLALTPHPVPHPRVEHLPIHKQVPVMSRGAPQMYPQQQPELFYPEPGRPPPSGSQYEAQYSAGNPYPYQPSQYVPSRYIRNQPPLGESAVPPYPEPYPGYGPERQYQGHHSGPPFSAHPYATTSHYSRRHGHYPAPPPPFAPSRDDFVRMSPVPMDVPPAPMPPPQTGSAGSLYHPQEILSRDRYPHDGYYNSGPHPSQLRSHIRDPYSRSQPSLDDLHRRRKELLVQLEERNVISPPPFAASPTLSTHPFTNDYPQEYLEDGSKAFGSREPDYAGQYSPWSCDTIGSYIGSKDAKQKDNAEAKVLCEPPLDTQRRSAEAKDDDPIIPFGPLPTVSPFGAISRTSKTGYQTTGPVQAMASSQASGSKHMTMTADYSYGNHSGWGGASYPQHQSMNSQGHFSERVPVSGPDREQLKIELQQVNQQINQQTRGMEAASNSMLLQREACALASQPAPAVKWSSGGAVSSEQLSMELHHVEREIGKRTREIAMENQVAHEYKLKATENGQPDHKAQLEELSLALSEVSNGSSGMKPASNLGGSMLSLSNKTSSLTLCSVEQAASSSDLQKNGVVHSCS from the exons ATGCCTGTACAAGCTCCACAATGGACAGAATTTTTACTGTGCCCAATATGCACCCAAACCTTCGAAGAGACTGTGCGTCGGCCCATCAGTCTGGGTTGTGGCCACACAGTTTGCAAGATGTGCCTCAACAAGCTGCACCGCAAGGCCTGTCCATTCGATCAGACGGCCATAAACACTGACATTGAGCAGTTGCCCGTCAACTCTGCCCTGTTACAGCTGGTCGGGGGTCAG GTGTCCAAACAGCAACCTGTGGCACTCATTACCTGTCCAGAGGACACCAAGCATTATGATGAGGCACGACAGTGTGTTGAGGAGCTGGCCCTCTACCTCAAACCCCTCAGCAGTGCACGAG GAGTGGGGTTGAGTAATGCTGCTCAGAGCATGCTGAGCCGCCCCATGCAGAGGAAGCTGGTGACTTTGGTGCACTGTCAGCTGGTGGAGGAGGAGGGCAGGATCAGGGCCATGCGGGCAGCCCGCTCTTTGGGCGAAAGAACTGTCACAGAGCTCATCCTGCAGCACCAAAACCCCCAGCAGCTCTCCTCCAACttgtgggctgctgtgagagCCAGAGGCTGCCAGTTCCTGGGCCCAG CCATGCAGGAGGAGGCACTAAAGCTGGTGCTGTTGGCATTGGAAGATGGATCTGCTCTTTCCAGGAAGGTTTTGGTCCTCTTTGTGGTTCAGAGATTGGAGCCAAGGTTTCCTCAGGCCTCCAAAACCAGTATTGGACATGTAGTTCAGCTCCTATACCGTGCCTCCTGCTTCAAG GTGACTAAACGAGATGAGGATTCATCACTAATGCAGTTGAAAGAGGAGTTCCGCACGTATGAGGCACTTCGGCGGGAACATGACTCTCAGATTGTTCAAATTGCCATGGAGGGAGGACTCCGTATCGCCCCCGATCAGTGGTCTTCTCTACTTTATGGAGACCAGTCCCATAAGTCCCACATGCAGTCCATTATTGACAAG CTGCAGACGCCAGCATCGTTTGCTCAGAGTGTGCAGGAGTTGACCATCGCACTGCAGAGGACGGGTGACCCCGCCAACCTCAACCAGCTAAGACCTCACCTCGAGCTGCTCGCTAACATTGATCCCAGTCCAG ATGCTCCTCCACCGACCTGGGAGCAGCTAGAGAAAGGGCTTGTTGCGGTAAAGACGGTGGCACATGGCCTGGTGGACTTCATTCAGAACCACAGCAAGAAAGGTGCTGACACACAGCAGCTGCCCCAGCACAGCAAATATAAGACCTATATGTGCAGAGACATGAAGCAGAAAGGAGGCTGTCCCAGAGGAGCAAGCTGCACCTTTGCCCATTCACAGGAGGAGCTGGAAAA GTACCGTAAAATGAACAAACGTCTTGCAGCACGTGTGCCCTGCCCTGCTGGTTTGCTGCCTGATGAGTTGGTTTCTCTTGAGCCTGGGCGAAAAGCATTAGCTCTTGCCAATGGCATTGACACACCTGGTCCTGGGACCCCTCTCCCCCAGCTCATCCCCAGAGGCACAGATCCCTCTGCATATGACCTCTTACCCAAGATGGACTCTAACCTGAGTGCTCCTGGGTCACCACCTGACTG TTTGGATAAATCTGGCCTGGCCCTGACACCCCACCCTGTGCCTCACCCCAGGGTCGAGCACTTACCCATACACAAGCAGGTGCCAGTCATGTCCAGAGGTGCACCACAGATGTATCCACAACAGCAGCCCGAGCTCTTCTACCCTGAGCCAGGCAGACCACCTCCCTCAGGATCTCAGTATGAAGCTCAGTACTCAGCAG GCAACCCCTACCCTTATCAACCTTCACAGTATGTACCTTCCCGCTACATCCGTAACCAACCTCCCCTGGGCGAGTCTGCAGTGCCCCCTTACCCAGAGCCCTACCCAGGTTATGGCCCAGAGCGCCAATATCAGGGCCACCACTCTGGTCCTCCTTTCTCAGCCCACCCCTACGCAACAACCTCCCATTATAGCCGCAGACACGGACACTATCCTGCACCCCCACCTCCGTTTGCCCCTTCCAGAGATGACTTTGTCAGGATGAGCCCGGTTCCTATGGACGTTCCCCCAGCCCCTATGCCTCCACCTCAAACAGGGTCTGCAGGGTCTCTGTACCACCCCCAGGAGATTTTATCCCGAGACAGATACCCACATGATGGGTACTATAATTCTGGACCACACCCCAGCCAATTGAGGTCCCACATAAGA GACCCATACAGCCGCTCTCAGCCTAGTCTGGACGACTTGCACCGCAGGCGTAAGGAGCTGCTGGTCCAGCTGGAAGAGAGAAATGTCATCTCTCCTCCACCTTTCGCTGCCTCCCCCACCCTGTCCACTCACCCGTTCACCAATGACTACCCTCAGGAG TATTTGGAGGATGGGTCTAAAGCCTTTGGAAGTCGGGAGCCGGACTATGCTGGGCAGTATTCCCCCTGGTCATGTGACACCATAGGATCATACATTGGCTCCAAGGATGCTAAACAAAAAGAT AATGCAGAAGCAAAAGTTCTGTGCGAGCCTCCATTGGACACCCAGCGACGCTCAGCAGAAGCCAAAGACGATGACCCCATCATTCCCTTTGGTCCTCTGCCTACAGTGTCTCCCTTTGGAGCTATTTCACGCACCTCTAAAACGGGTTACCAGACCACTGGGCCAGTACAGGCCATGGCCTCCTCACAGGCCTCAGGCTCCAAACACATGACCATGACAG CAGACTACTCATATGGTAACCACAGTGGTTGGGGTGGAGCATCGTACCCTCAACACCAGAGCATGAACTCTCAGGGACACTTCAGCGAGCG TGTGCCCGTGTCTGGCCCTGATCGTGAGCAGCTCAAGATTGAACTACAGCAAGTTAACCAGCAGATCAACCAGCAGACCCGTGGCATGGAG gctGCCAGTAACTCCATGCTCCTGCAGAGGGAGGCGTGTGCGTTGGCATCTCAGCCTGCGCCGGCTGTGAAGTGGTCTTCAGGTGGCGCTGTGTCCAGTGAGCAGCTCAGCATGGAGCTTCATCACGTAGAGCGAGAGATTGGAAAAAGAACCCGTGAAATTGCCATG GAGAACCAGGTGGCCCATGAATACAAGCTGAAGGCCACAGAGAACGGGCAGCCTGACCATAAAGCCCAGCTGGAGGAACTCTCTTTAGCTTTAAG TGAGGTGTCTAATGGATCCAGTGGCATGAAGCCAGCCAGTAATCTGGGTGGATCTATGCTGTCTCTGAGCAATAAGACATCTTCTCTCACCCTCTGCTCGGTAGAGCAAGCGGCGAGTAGCTCAGACCTTCAAAAGAATGGTGTTGTGCATTCTTGCTCATAA
- the LOC127644702 gene encoding roquin-1-like isoform X2 produces MPVQAPQWTEFLLCPICTQTFEETVRRPISLGCGHTVCKMCLNKLHRKACPFDQTAINTDIEQLPVNSALLQLVGGQVSKQQPVALITCPEDTKHYDEARQCVEELALYLKPLSSARGVGLSNAAQSMLSRPMQRKLVTLVHCQLVEEEGRIRAMRAARSLGERTVTELILQHQNPQQLSSNLWAAVRARGCQFLGPAMQEEALKLVLLALEDGSALSRKVLVLFVVQRLEPRFPQASKTSIGHVVQLLYRASCFKVTKRDEDSSLMQLKEEFRTYEALRREHDSQIVQIAMEGGLRIAPDQWSSLLYGDQSHKSHMQSIIDKLQTPASFAQSVQELTIALQRTGDPANLNQLRPHLELLANIDPSPDAPPPTWEQLEKGLVAVKTVAHGLVDFIQNHSKKGADTQQLPQHSKYKTYMCRDMKQKGGCPRGASCTFAHSQEELEKYRKMNKRLAARVPCPAGLLPDELVSLEPGRKALALANGIDTPGPGTPLPQLIPRGTDPSAYDLLPKMDSNLSAPGSPPDCLDKSGLALTPHPVPHPRVEHLPIHKQVPVMSRGAPQMYPQQQPELFYPEPGRPPPSGSQYEAQYSAGNPYPYQPSQYVPSRYIRNQPPLGESAVPPYPEPYPGYGPERQYQGHHSGPPFSAHPYATTSHYSRRHGHYPAPPPPFAPSRDDFVRMSPVPMDVPPAPMPPPQTGSAGSLYHPQEILSRDRYPHDGYYNSGPHPSQLRSHIRDPYSRSQPSLDDLHRRRKELLVQLEERNVISPPPFAASPTLSTHPFTNDYPQEYLEDGSKAFGSREPDYAGQYSPWSCDTIGSYIGSKDAKQKDNAEAKVLCEPPLDTQRRSAEAKDDDPIIPFGPLPTVSPFGAISRTSKTGYQTTGPVQAMASSQASGSKHMTMTDYSYGNHSGWGGASYPQHQSMNSQGHFSERVPVSGPDREQLKIELQQVNQQINQQTRGMEAASNSMLLQREACALASQPAPAVKWSSGGAVSSEQLSMELHHVEREIGKRTREIAMENQVAHEYKLKATENGQPDHKAQLEELSLALSEVSNGSSGMKPASNLGGSMLSLSNKTSSLTLCSVEQAASSSDLQKNGVVHSCS; encoded by the exons ATGCCTGTACAAGCTCCACAATGGACAGAATTTTTACTGTGCCCAATATGCACCCAAACCTTCGAAGAGACTGTGCGTCGGCCCATCAGTCTGGGTTGTGGCCACACAGTTTGCAAGATGTGCCTCAACAAGCTGCACCGCAAGGCCTGTCCATTCGATCAGACGGCCATAAACACTGACATTGAGCAGTTGCCCGTCAACTCTGCCCTGTTACAGCTGGTCGGGGGTCAG GTGTCCAAACAGCAACCTGTGGCACTCATTACCTGTCCAGAGGACACCAAGCATTATGATGAGGCACGACAGTGTGTTGAGGAGCTGGCCCTCTACCTCAAACCCCTCAGCAGTGCACGAG GAGTGGGGTTGAGTAATGCTGCTCAGAGCATGCTGAGCCGCCCCATGCAGAGGAAGCTGGTGACTTTGGTGCACTGTCAGCTGGTGGAGGAGGAGGGCAGGATCAGGGCCATGCGGGCAGCCCGCTCTTTGGGCGAAAGAACTGTCACAGAGCTCATCCTGCAGCACCAAAACCCCCAGCAGCTCTCCTCCAACttgtgggctgctgtgagagCCAGAGGCTGCCAGTTCCTGGGCCCAG CCATGCAGGAGGAGGCACTAAAGCTGGTGCTGTTGGCATTGGAAGATGGATCTGCTCTTTCCAGGAAGGTTTTGGTCCTCTTTGTGGTTCAGAGATTGGAGCCAAGGTTTCCTCAGGCCTCCAAAACCAGTATTGGACATGTAGTTCAGCTCCTATACCGTGCCTCCTGCTTCAAG GTGACTAAACGAGATGAGGATTCATCACTAATGCAGTTGAAAGAGGAGTTCCGCACGTATGAGGCACTTCGGCGGGAACATGACTCTCAGATTGTTCAAATTGCCATGGAGGGAGGACTCCGTATCGCCCCCGATCAGTGGTCTTCTCTACTTTATGGAGACCAGTCCCATAAGTCCCACATGCAGTCCATTATTGACAAG CTGCAGACGCCAGCATCGTTTGCTCAGAGTGTGCAGGAGTTGACCATCGCACTGCAGAGGACGGGTGACCCCGCCAACCTCAACCAGCTAAGACCTCACCTCGAGCTGCTCGCTAACATTGATCCCAGTCCAG ATGCTCCTCCACCGACCTGGGAGCAGCTAGAGAAAGGGCTTGTTGCGGTAAAGACGGTGGCACATGGCCTGGTGGACTTCATTCAGAACCACAGCAAGAAAGGTGCTGACACACAGCAGCTGCCCCAGCACAGCAAATATAAGACCTATATGTGCAGAGACATGAAGCAGAAAGGAGGCTGTCCCAGAGGAGCAAGCTGCACCTTTGCCCATTCACAGGAGGAGCTGGAAAA GTACCGTAAAATGAACAAACGTCTTGCAGCACGTGTGCCCTGCCCTGCTGGTTTGCTGCCTGATGAGTTGGTTTCTCTTGAGCCTGGGCGAAAAGCATTAGCTCTTGCCAATGGCATTGACACACCTGGTCCTGGGACCCCTCTCCCCCAGCTCATCCCCAGAGGCACAGATCCCTCTGCATATGACCTCTTACCCAAGATGGACTCTAACCTGAGTGCTCCTGGGTCACCACCTGACTG TTTGGATAAATCTGGCCTGGCCCTGACACCCCACCCTGTGCCTCACCCCAGGGTCGAGCACTTACCCATACACAAGCAGGTGCCAGTCATGTCCAGAGGTGCACCACAGATGTATCCACAACAGCAGCCCGAGCTCTTCTACCCTGAGCCAGGCAGACCACCTCCCTCAGGATCTCAGTATGAAGCTCAGTACTCAGCAG GCAACCCCTACCCTTATCAACCTTCACAGTATGTACCTTCCCGCTACATCCGTAACCAACCTCCCCTGGGCGAGTCTGCAGTGCCCCCTTACCCAGAGCCCTACCCAGGTTATGGCCCAGAGCGCCAATATCAGGGCCACCACTCTGGTCCTCCTTTCTCAGCCCACCCCTACGCAACAACCTCCCATTATAGCCGCAGACACGGACACTATCCTGCACCCCCACCTCCGTTTGCCCCTTCCAGAGATGACTTTGTCAGGATGAGCCCGGTTCCTATGGACGTTCCCCCAGCCCCTATGCCTCCACCTCAAACAGGGTCTGCAGGGTCTCTGTACCACCCCCAGGAGATTTTATCCCGAGACAGATACCCACATGATGGGTACTATAATTCTGGACCACACCCCAGCCAATTGAGGTCCCACATAAGA GACCCATACAGCCGCTCTCAGCCTAGTCTGGACGACTTGCACCGCAGGCGTAAGGAGCTGCTGGTCCAGCTGGAAGAGAGAAATGTCATCTCTCCTCCACCTTTCGCTGCCTCCCCCACCCTGTCCACTCACCCGTTCACCAATGACTACCCTCAGGAG TATTTGGAGGATGGGTCTAAAGCCTTTGGAAGTCGGGAGCCGGACTATGCTGGGCAGTATTCCCCCTGGTCATGTGACACCATAGGATCATACATTGGCTCCAAGGATGCTAAACAAAAAGAT AATGCAGAAGCAAAAGTTCTGTGCGAGCCTCCATTGGACACCCAGCGACGCTCAGCAGAAGCCAAAGACGATGACCCCATCATTCCCTTTGGTCCTCTGCCTACAGTGTCTCCCTTTGGAGCTATTTCACGCACCTCTAAAACGGGTTACCAGACCACTGGGCCAGTACAGGCCATGGCCTCCTCACAGGCCTCAGGCTCCAAACACATGACCATGACAG ACTACTCATATGGTAACCACAGTGGTTGGGGTGGAGCATCGTACCCTCAACACCAGAGCATGAACTCTCAGGGACACTTCAGCGAGCG TGTGCCCGTGTCTGGCCCTGATCGTGAGCAGCTCAAGATTGAACTACAGCAAGTTAACCAGCAGATCAACCAGCAGACCCGTGGCATGGAG gctGCCAGTAACTCCATGCTCCTGCAGAGGGAGGCGTGTGCGTTGGCATCTCAGCCTGCGCCGGCTGTGAAGTGGTCTTCAGGTGGCGCTGTGTCCAGTGAGCAGCTCAGCATGGAGCTTCATCACGTAGAGCGAGAGATTGGAAAAAGAACCCGTGAAATTGCCATG GAGAACCAGGTGGCCCATGAATACAAGCTGAAGGCCACAGAGAACGGGCAGCCTGACCATAAAGCCCAGCTGGAGGAACTCTCTTTAGCTTTAAG TGAGGTGTCTAATGGATCCAGTGGCATGAAGCCAGCCAGTAATCTGGGTGGATCTATGCTGTCTCTGAGCAATAAGACATCTTCTCTCACCCTCTGCTCGGTAGAGCAAGCGGCGAGTAGCTCAGACCTTCAAAAGAATGGTGTTGTGCATTCTTGCTCATAA